One region of Pygocentrus nattereri isolate fPygNat1 chromosome 14, fPygNat1.pri, whole genome shotgun sequence genomic DNA includes:
- the taok2a gene encoding serine/threonine-protein kinase TAO2 isoform X2 — protein sequence MPASVRAGSLKDPEVADLFYKDDPEKLFADLREIGHGSFGAVYFARDVRSNEVVAIKKMSYSGKQSNEKWQDIIKEVKFLQKLRHPNIIEYKGCYLREHTAWLVMEYCLGSASDLLEVHKKPLQEVEIAAITHGALQGLAYLHSHNMIHRDVKAGNILLTEPGQVKLGDFGSASIVAPANSFVGTPYWMAPEVILAMDEGQYDGKVDVWSLGITCIELAERKPPLFNMNAMSALYHIAQNESPILASNHWSDYFRNFVDSCLQKIPQDRPTSDVLLNHRFLCRERPLSVVMDLIARTKDAVRELDNLQYRKMKKILFQETHNGPTQDGGEEEEDVEQYLLRTGTVNSMESSQSVPSMSISASSQSSSVNSLADGSDDSAEMAMMGEGEHTVTSNSSIIHRPCGPDNIYDDPYQPEMDSQQQQQQQASSGARRRAHYRNRDHFATIRTASLVTRQIQEHEQGSALREQMTGYKRMRRQHQKQLLALENKLKSEMDEHQLRLDKELESQRNSFSSEADKLSKKHQAILEKETKAALAEEKKFQQHILGQQKKELTSLLESQKRQYRQRKEQLKEELNENQSTPKREKQEWLVRQKECLQQIQAEEEAGLLRRQRQYYELQCRQYKRKMLLARHNLEQDLLREELNKRQTQKDLECAMLLRHHESTQELEFRQLGLVQHTRADLIRTQHQSELANQMDYNKRREQELRQKHSMEVRQQPKSLKTKELQIKRQFQDTCKIQTRQYKALRNHLLETTPKSDHKAVLKRLKEEQTRKLAILAEQYDHSINDLLSTQALRLDETQEAEYQVLRMQLQQELELLNAYQSKIKMHTDTQHEREIKDLEQRVSIRRALLEQRIEEEMLSLQNERSERIRTLLERQAREIEAFDSESMRLGFSNMALTGIPAEAYSQGYPNPPSSGPGGWPSRPVPRSGSHWSHGVQNSAAPPSWRSQNSTAGFGRIESVSIRERERERERDSERDFDILGSRGLPSSLSSASSSSSSSSSSHHRLHYLPQQYHHQSTPHLYRESRERDREREREWVGGGGGGGSHHHSSSSSSYSHGHSHHHLSAHTSSQSLALLPPPPPPPPISLSSSSPQSSSSSSSSQGGYGGRGEGLVVRGPSLMALRNSPGPLRRTASGGGPGGPGGDGGLSRSTSVTSHISNGSHLSYS from the exons ATGCCTGCAAGTGTGCGAGCAGGGAGTCTGAAGGACCCTGAGGTAGCAGATCTCTTCTACAAAGATGACCCTGAGAAACTCTTCGCTGACCTCAGAGAGATTGGCCATGGAAGCTTTGGAGCTGTCTACTTT GCACGAGATGTTCGCTCCAATGAGGTGGTGGCCATCAAAAAGATGTCCTACAGTGGGAAACAGTCCAATGAG AAATGGCAAGACATCATTAAAGAGGTCAAGTTCCTTCAGAAGCTCCGGCACCCCAACATCATCGAGTACAAAGGCTGCTATCTAAGGGAGCACACAGCATGG CTGGTGATGGAGTATTGTTTGGGTTCTGCCTCTGATCTTTTAGAGG TGCATAAGAAGCCCCTTCAGGAAGTGGAAATCGCTGCTATTACCCATGGTGCACTGCAGGGTCTGGCCTACCTTCATTCTCACAACATGATCCACAG GGATGTGAAGGCAGGTAATATTTTGCTGACTGAGCCTGGCCAGGTGAAACTAGGAGATTTTGGCTCTGCCTCTATCGTTGCCCCTGCCAACTCTTTTGTGGGCACGCCCTACTG GATGGCCCCGGAAGTTATCTTGGCGATGGATGAGGGTCAGTACGATGGGAAGGTGGATGTCTGGTCTCTGGGAATCACCTGCATAGAGTTAG CGGAGCGGAAACCGCCCTTGTTTAATATGAATGCTATGAGTGCCTTATATCACATTGCTCAGAACGAAAGCCCCATCCTGGCGTCAAATCACTG GTCAGATTATTTCCGTAACTTTGTGGACTCTTGTCTACAGAAGATTCCTCAGGACAGGCCTACCTCTGACGTGCTGCTCAAT CATCGGTTCCTGTGTCGAGAGCGCCCCCTGTCTGTGGTGATGGATCTGATTGCACGCACTAAAGATGCAGTGAGGGAGCTGGACAACCTGCAATAcaggaaaatgaagaaaattctTTTCCAGGAGACACACAACGGCCCCACACAAGATGGAGGCGAGGAGGAGGAA gacgTGGAGCAGTATCTGTTGCGGACAGGCACGGTAAACAGCATGGAGAGCTCTCAATCAGTGCCCTCCATGTCCATCAGTGCCAGCTCCCAGAGCTCCTCAGTCAACAGCCTAGCTGATGGCTCAGATGACAGTGCTGAGATGGCTATGATGGGGGAAGGAGAACACACAGTCACAtcaaacagctccatcattcaCCGGCCCTGT GGTCCTGATAATATATATGATGACCCATACCAACCAGAAATGGAttcccagcagcagcagcaacagcaggcATCCTCAGGAGCGCGCAGAAGAGCACACTACCGCAACCGTGATCACTTCGCCACCATTCGCACAGCTTCACTG GTGACACGGCAGATACAAGAACATGAGCAGGGCTCAGCACTTCGGGAACAAATGACTGGCTACAAACGCATGCGGCGGCAACACCAGAAACAGCTGCTGGCACTGGAGAACAAGTTAAAGTCTGAGATGGATGAGCACCAGCTGCGGCTGGACAAAGAGCTGGAGAGCCAAAGGAACAGCTTCAGCAGCGAGGCAGACAAACTGTCCAAGAAACATCAGGCAATCTTGGAGAAAGAG ACTAAAGCAGCCCTGGCTGAGGAGAAGAAGTTCCAGCAGCACATCCTGGGCCAGCAGAAGAAGGAGCTCACCAGCCTACTGGAGTCCCAGAAAAGGCAATACAGACAGCGCAAGGAGCAGCTTAAAGAG GAGCTGAATGAGAACCAGTCCACCCCTAAGAGGGAGAAGCAGGAATGGCTTGTGAGGCAAAAGGAGTGTCTCCAACAGATCCAGGCAGAGGAGGAGGCTGGATTACTGCGCCGCCAGAGGCAGTATTACGAACTACAGTGTAGACAGTATAAGAGGAAGATGCTGCTAGCGCGACATAACCTGGAGCAGGACCTGCTCAGAGAG GAGCTGAATAAGCGTCAGACACAAAAGGATCTAGAGTGCGCAATGCTGCTGCGCCATCACGAGTCCACGCAGGAGCTGGAGTTCCGGCAGCTGGGCCTTGTGCAGCACACTCGTGCTGACCTTATCCGCACGCAGCACCAGAGCGAGCTCGCcaatcagatggactacaacaAGAGGCGGGAGCAGGAGCTGCGGCAGAAGCACAGCATGGAGGTCCGCCAGCAGCCCAAGAGCCTGAAG ACTAAAGAGCTACAGATCAAGCGCCAGTTTCAGGACACATGTAAGATCCAGACAAGGCAATACAAGGCCCTGCGGAACCACCTGCTGGAGACCACACCCAAATCGGACCACAAGGCCGTGCTGAAGAGGCTGAAGGAGGAGCAGACTCGCAAGCTGGCCATCTTGGCTGAGCAGTACGACCACTCCATCAATGACTTGCTGTCCACACAGGCT CTGCGACTGGATGAGACGCAGGAGGCAGAGTACCAAGTCCTGCGGATGCAGCTTCAACAGGAGCTGGAGCTGCTGAATGCGTATCAGAGCAAGATTAAAATGCACACTGATACGCAGCACGAGAGGGAGATTAAAGACTTGGAGCAAAGAGTATCCATCCGGAGAGCGCTGCTTGAACAGAGG ATCGAGGAAGAGATGCTCTCTCTTCAGAATGAACGTTCTGAGCGCATCCGGACGTTGCTGGAGCGGCAGGCCCGAGAGATTGAGGCTTTCGACTCTGAGAGCATGCGGCTGGGTTTCAGCAACATGGCCCTCACTGGCATCCCTGCGGAGGCCTACAGCCAGGGCTACCCCAACCCACCCTCCTCAGGGCCCGGTGGCTGGCCCTCTCGCCCTGTGCCCCGCTCGGGCAGTCACTGGAGCCATGGTGTTCAGAATTCAGCAGCGCCCCCCTCCTGGAGGAGCCAGAACAGCACAGCTGGATTTGGCAGAATCGAGTCAGTCTCGATTcgggagagggagcgagagagagagagggacagcgAGCGAGATTTCGACATACTGGGATCACGTGGCCTGCCTAGTTCTCTTTCGTCagcctcctcgtcctcctcttcatcctcctcgTCCCACCACCGCCTCCATTATCTTCCGCAGCAGTACCACCATCAGAGCACACCGCACCTGTACCGGGAGAGCCGTGAACGTGAtcgggagcgagagagagagtgggtgggtggaggaggaggaggagggagccACCACcactcctcctcttcatcctcctaCTCCCATGGACACTCACACCACCATCTCTCTGCCCACACTTCCTCTCAGTCTCTTGCTCtgcttcctcctcctccaccacctccacccaTTTCTCTTTCCTCATCCTCTCCCcaatcatcctcctcctcttcctcctctcagGGTGGGTatggagggagaggagagggccTGGTGGTGAGGGGCCCCAGCCTGATGGCCCTGAGGAACAGCCCGGGGCCCCTGAGGAGGACAGCGTCGGGTGGAGGGCCCGGAGGACCAGGTGGAGACGGAGGCCTGAGCCGCAGCACCTCCGTCACCTCTCACATCTCCAACGGGTCCCACCTCTCCTACTCCTAA
- the taok2a gene encoding serine/threonine-protein kinase TAO2 isoform X1, with the protein MPASVRAGSLKDPEVADLFYKDDPEKLFADLREIGHGSFGAVYFARDVRSNEVVAIKKMSYSGKQSNEKWQDIIKEVKFLQKLRHPNIIEYKGCYLREHTAWLVMEYCLGSASDLLEVHKKPLQEVEIAAITHGALQGLAYLHSHNMIHRDVKAGNILLTEPGQVKLGDFGSASIVAPANSFVGTPYWMAPEVILAMDEGQYDGKVDVWSLGITCIELAERKPPLFNMNAMSALYHIAQNESPILASNHWSDYFRNFVDSCLQKIPQDRPTSDVLLNHRFLCRERPLSVVMDLIARTKDAVRELDNLQYRKMKKILFQETHNGPTQDGGEEEEDVEQYLLRTGTVNSMESSQSVPSMSISASSQSSSVNSLADGSDDSAEMAMMGEGEHTVTSNSSIIHRPCGPDNIYDDPYQPEMDSQQQQQQQASSGARRRAHYRNRDHFATIRTASLVTRQIQEHEQGSALREQMTGYKRMRRQHQKQLLALENKLKSEMDEHQLRLDKELESQRNSFSSEADKLSKKHQAILEKETKAALAEEKKFQQHILGQQKKELTSLLESQKRQYRQRKEQLKEELNENQSTPKREKQEWLVRQKECLQQIQAEEEAGLLRRQRQYYELQCRQYKRKMLLARHNLEQDLLREELNKRQTQKDLECAMLLRHHESTQELEFRQLGLVQHTRADLIRTQHQSELANQMDYNKRREQELRQKHSMEVRQQPKSLKTKELQIKRQFQDTCKIQTRQYKALRNHLLETTPKSDHKAVLKRLKEEQTRKLAILAEQYDHSINDLLSTQAVSKLRLDETQEAEYQVLRMQLQQELELLNAYQSKIKMHTDTQHEREIKDLEQRVSIRRALLEQRIEEEMLSLQNERSERIRTLLERQAREIEAFDSESMRLGFSNMALTGIPAEAYSQGYPNPPSSGPGGWPSRPVPRSGSHWSHGVQNSAAPPSWRSQNSTAGFGRIESVSIRERERERERDSERDFDILGSRGLPSSLSSASSSSSSSSSSHHRLHYLPQQYHHQSTPHLYRESRERDREREREWVGGGGGGGSHHHSSSSSSYSHGHSHHHLSAHTSSQSLALLPPPPPPPPISLSSSSPQSSSSSSSSQGGYGGRGEGLVVRGPSLMALRNSPGPLRRTASGGGPGGPGGDGGLSRSTSVTSHISNGSHLSYS; encoded by the exons ATGCCTGCAAGTGTGCGAGCAGGGAGTCTGAAGGACCCTGAGGTAGCAGATCTCTTCTACAAAGATGACCCTGAGAAACTCTTCGCTGACCTCAGAGAGATTGGCCATGGAAGCTTTGGAGCTGTCTACTTT GCACGAGATGTTCGCTCCAATGAGGTGGTGGCCATCAAAAAGATGTCCTACAGTGGGAAACAGTCCAATGAG AAATGGCAAGACATCATTAAAGAGGTCAAGTTCCTTCAGAAGCTCCGGCACCCCAACATCATCGAGTACAAAGGCTGCTATCTAAGGGAGCACACAGCATGG CTGGTGATGGAGTATTGTTTGGGTTCTGCCTCTGATCTTTTAGAGG TGCATAAGAAGCCCCTTCAGGAAGTGGAAATCGCTGCTATTACCCATGGTGCACTGCAGGGTCTGGCCTACCTTCATTCTCACAACATGATCCACAG GGATGTGAAGGCAGGTAATATTTTGCTGACTGAGCCTGGCCAGGTGAAACTAGGAGATTTTGGCTCTGCCTCTATCGTTGCCCCTGCCAACTCTTTTGTGGGCACGCCCTACTG GATGGCCCCGGAAGTTATCTTGGCGATGGATGAGGGTCAGTACGATGGGAAGGTGGATGTCTGGTCTCTGGGAATCACCTGCATAGAGTTAG CGGAGCGGAAACCGCCCTTGTTTAATATGAATGCTATGAGTGCCTTATATCACATTGCTCAGAACGAAAGCCCCATCCTGGCGTCAAATCACTG GTCAGATTATTTCCGTAACTTTGTGGACTCTTGTCTACAGAAGATTCCTCAGGACAGGCCTACCTCTGACGTGCTGCTCAAT CATCGGTTCCTGTGTCGAGAGCGCCCCCTGTCTGTGGTGATGGATCTGATTGCACGCACTAAAGATGCAGTGAGGGAGCTGGACAACCTGCAATAcaggaaaatgaagaaaattctTTTCCAGGAGACACACAACGGCCCCACACAAGATGGAGGCGAGGAGGAGGAA gacgTGGAGCAGTATCTGTTGCGGACAGGCACGGTAAACAGCATGGAGAGCTCTCAATCAGTGCCCTCCATGTCCATCAGTGCCAGCTCCCAGAGCTCCTCAGTCAACAGCCTAGCTGATGGCTCAGATGACAGTGCTGAGATGGCTATGATGGGGGAAGGAGAACACACAGTCACAtcaaacagctccatcattcaCCGGCCCTGT GGTCCTGATAATATATATGATGACCCATACCAACCAGAAATGGAttcccagcagcagcagcaacagcaggcATCCTCAGGAGCGCGCAGAAGAGCACACTACCGCAACCGTGATCACTTCGCCACCATTCGCACAGCTTCACTG GTGACACGGCAGATACAAGAACATGAGCAGGGCTCAGCACTTCGGGAACAAATGACTGGCTACAAACGCATGCGGCGGCAACACCAGAAACAGCTGCTGGCACTGGAGAACAAGTTAAAGTCTGAGATGGATGAGCACCAGCTGCGGCTGGACAAAGAGCTGGAGAGCCAAAGGAACAGCTTCAGCAGCGAGGCAGACAAACTGTCCAAGAAACATCAGGCAATCTTGGAGAAAGAG ACTAAAGCAGCCCTGGCTGAGGAGAAGAAGTTCCAGCAGCACATCCTGGGCCAGCAGAAGAAGGAGCTCACCAGCCTACTGGAGTCCCAGAAAAGGCAATACAGACAGCGCAAGGAGCAGCTTAAAGAG GAGCTGAATGAGAACCAGTCCACCCCTAAGAGGGAGAAGCAGGAATGGCTTGTGAGGCAAAAGGAGTGTCTCCAACAGATCCAGGCAGAGGAGGAGGCTGGATTACTGCGCCGCCAGAGGCAGTATTACGAACTACAGTGTAGACAGTATAAGAGGAAGATGCTGCTAGCGCGACATAACCTGGAGCAGGACCTGCTCAGAGAG GAGCTGAATAAGCGTCAGACACAAAAGGATCTAGAGTGCGCAATGCTGCTGCGCCATCACGAGTCCACGCAGGAGCTGGAGTTCCGGCAGCTGGGCCTTGTGCAGCACACTCGTGCTGACCTTATCCGCACGCAGCACCAGAGCGAGCTCGCcaatcagatggactacaacaAGAGGCGGGAGCAGGAGCTGCGGCAGAAGCACAGCATGGAGGTCCGCCAGCAGCCCAAGAGCCTGAAG ACTAAAGAGCTACAGATCAAGCGCCAGTTTCAGGACACATGTAAGATCCAGACAAGGCAATACAAGGCCCTGCGGAACCACCTGCTGGAGACCACACCCAAATCGGACCACAAGGCCGTGCTGAAGAGGCTGAAGGAGGAGCAGACTCGCAAGCTGGCCATCTTGGCTGAGCAGTACGACCACTCCATCAATGACTTGCTGTCCACACAGGCTGTGAGTAAG CTGCGACTGGATGAGACGCAGGAGGCAGAGTACCAAGTCCTGCGGATGCAGCTTCAACAGGAGCTGGAGCTGCTGAATGCGTATCAGAGCAAGATTAAAATGCACACTGATACGCAGCACGAGAGGGAGATTAAAGACTTGGAGCAAAGAGTATCCATCCGGAGAGCGCTGCTTGAACAGAGG ATCGAGGAAGAGATGCTCTCTCTTCAGAATGAACGTTCTGAGCGCATCCGGACGTTGCTGGAGCGGCAGGCCCGAGAGATTGAGGCTTTCGACTCTGAGAGCATGCGGCTGGGTTTCAGCAACATGGCCCTCACTGGCATCCCTGCGGAGGCCTACAGCCAGGGCTACCCCAACCCACCCTCCTCAGGGCCCGGTGGCTGGCCCTCTCGCCCTGTGCCCCGCTCGGGCAGTCACTGGAGCCATGGTGTTCAGAATTCAGCAGCGCCCCCCTCCTGGAGGAGCCAGAACAGCACAGCTGGATTTGGCAGAATCGAGTCAGTCTCGATTcgggagagggagcgagagagagagagggacagcgAGCGAGATTTCGACATACTGGGATCACGTGGCCTGCCTAGTTCTCTTTCGTCagcctcctcgtcctcctcttcatcctcctcgTCCCACCACCGCCTCCATTATCTTCCGCAGCAGTACCACCATCAGAGCACACCGCACCTGTACCGGGAGAGCCGTGAACGTGAtcgggagcgagagagagagtgggtgggtggaggaggaggaggagggagccACCACcactcctcctcttcatcctcctaCTCCCATGGACACTCACACCACCATCTCTCTGCCCACACTTCCTCTCAGTCTCTTGCTCtgcttcctcctcctccaccacctccacccaTTTCTCTTTCCTCATCCTCTCCCcaatcatcctcctcctcttcctcctctcagGGTGGGTatggagggagaggagagggccTGGTGGTGAGGGGCCCCAGCCTGATGGCCCTGAGGAACAGCCCGGGGCCCCTGAGGAGGACAGCGTCGGGTGGAGGGCCCGGAGGACCAGGTGGAGACGGAGGCCTGAGCCGCAGCACCTCCGTCACCTCTCACATCTCCAACGGGTCCCACCTCTCCTACTCCTAA